The DNA segment TCTACGAAAACTTATGCCAGCCGAATTTATTTACACCATGTTAaagatattttgtaaatttttcttcCATAGTTTACACAACTGTTctattgaaaacaaaattacaaaacggttgagtttaaaaatatatattttaaggttTAGTCCATAATCTCTAAATATATATGGTTCGCATTATTTAAGTTGAGAATTAGGAAAAACAGCCCGTTAGTTACTAACTAATAtctcaaatttcaaatttgaaaaatttaaatttaagttAATGGGACAGAGCTAATTTAAAATTGAGTCGATAAAATCTAAAAAGGCTCCAACTTTTCCCCTCAGAACGGGAAGACAAAATTGTCTTCTAATCTGTCTGAattttgaaaaggaaaaaaaagaagaagaattgtCTTCTAATCTAATAGTATTAGTTTAATAACACAAAAGAATGAAAACAGTGGCTTAGTGATTTACGCGTAATTCAAGTAAACGATTTATTTGACGCcgttaataaaaacaaaaagtgaTAATCAAAATAAACCACTTAACCGAGAACCATTTTAAACCAAGCCAGATTATTTTCACAATTCTGTCTCAGCTATACGCTTTCATAAAAATAACTAACTAAtcaaattagtaaaaaaaatatttaaatgtagttttttttaatctatacaaaaactgaaaatattAATTCGTCAAACCGGAACTAAAATCAGGTTGCTTAAACCGTGTCACTGACGTCGTTAAAACGGAATTGATATCCTTTCTTTTACTTCATCTCTCATCTCTGCTTTGAGAAGAAGGAACAATAAATGCACTtaagcacactctctctctctctctctctctctctctctctctccaattcCGCCATTGTTGAGCCTTTTCCT comes from the Brassica rapa cultivar Chiifu-401-42 chromosome A01, CAAS_Brap_v3.01, whole genome shotgun sequence genome and includes:
- the LOC108871262 gene encoding uncharacterized protein LOC108871262: MDPRSVNFAKKEKAQQWRNWRERERERERERVCLSAFIVPSSQSRDER